Sequence from the Tenrec ecaudatus isolate mTenEca1 chromosome 6, mTenEca1.hap1, whole genome shotgun sequence genome:
CATTTTCCTGAGCGAGACTCATTTTCCCCTCATGCAAAATCATGATATGTTTGGTTTCTATAGGAAAACTTTGAAATCCAATCCAAGTGTAGTCAGCCAGATAGAAGATTGGAAATCAAGGATCCTGCCAAGTTTAATGGCCCTAGAAAATTCCTGCATGGACAACATGAACAATATTATGGTAACTTTCAACCCCCTGACACTTCAGAACTCCTCATCGCTCATCCTCAAGTCTTTAAACAGCAGAGAATTCACAGACTACAGCAAGCCCAGGCATATGTTGAATGTGGCCAAGACTACATCAGGAAGGCTCAACTCATTCACCGTGGGAACAATTGTACAGGAGAGGAACTCCATGGATATAGTCACTATGGCAAATCTTCGAGACTTTTCATGTTCATCCAGCATCAGAAAACTCATCCAGAAGAGAAATCCTATGGTATCATTGACTATAGAAAAGGATCCACTGTGAAGCACAGTCTCGCCGTACATCAGCAAGCCCATATGGTTGAAAAACCCTACATCTGCGGCCAATGTGGCAAAGGTTTCACAATGAGGCGCTATCTTATGACTCATCTGCGCACGCATTCTGGACAGAGGCCCTATGTATGCAATGAATGTGGGAAAAACTTCACTGTGAAGAGTAACCTcattgttcatcagcgaactcatacaggGGAGAAACCTTACGGATGCAATgtatgtggaaaagccttcaccATGAAGCGCTACCTGGTTGTACATCAGCGCACTCATACAGGAGAGAGACCCTATATATGCAATAAATGTGGAAGAGGCTTTACTGTGAAGAGCAATCTTGTCGTACATGAACGATCTCATACAGGGGAAAAGTCCTACATATgcaatgaatgtggaaaagccttcactGTGAAACGCACTCTCATTATACATCAACGGACTCATACCGGAGAGAGATCCTATATATGCAATGAGTGTGGAAAAGCCTTCACCACAAAACTCACTATGGTGATACACCAGCGGACGCACACCGGAGAGAAGCCCTATGAATGCAACGCGTGTGGTAAAGCCTTCAGCCAGATGATCAGCCTCATACAACATGAGCGGTGCCACACAGGCAACACTCCATTTGTCTGTACGGAGTGTGGCAAATCCTACTGCCACAAATACGGCCTGATCACCCATCAGAGAATTCACACAGGAGAGAAACCGTATgagtgcagtgaatgtgggaaagctttcaCCACAAAGTTGGTTCTCAATGTGCATCAAagaactcatacaggagagagGCCCTACAGATGCAGCGATTGTGAGAAGGCTTTCTCCCACTTATCAAACCTTGTTAAACATAAGAAAATGCACACCCAAGAAATGGGTGCATTTGGTCAAGAGGGAAGTTCCTTTCTGACAAAGTCGGAGCTCATTACATAAACATGATCTCATGTAGAAGggagaaaaaacaaaccatgaATACAGGAACTGTGGGGAAGGTCTCTGTGGCAATTTAGCCCTCTTGAAACATCAGTAACTTGGAGAGGATTAAAATGTAATTGGTTTGAGTCTACATACGTCATGTGAGATAGATACCCTAGGGTGATTGAACAATATGGCTGGAAGCAAAACTTGTTCAATGCAGTGAATGTGGTCGTGCCTTTAGTGATCATTACTTCACATTTTCTGTCAGCGAAAAACATTGAGAAATAAATGGAACACTGAATGTGGAAATGCCTTCGGACAATTGTCTGTCCCTCGAGTGCATATTTATACTGAAGTCAGCCCTATAGACTAGATCTATTTTGTTGTTACCATAGATTATCATAGAACTTCTAGCTGATACTAATATAATGACCATTTGGGCaggttcttaaaaaacaaaatgttagTAACTGTCGGAGTTCACACTAGAAGAAAACTTGAAAGTGACAATGACCACGGCAGTATTTTGGTAATGTATTTTGTTGCATCTTTTATCACAAAATAGGGAAATAAAATTTATGAATATGCTAAATATAGAGCCCTATTAGGGAACTATCCGAAGTCACAGAACTCATGAAGATGATTGCAGGCGTGTTAAAATGAATGTTTTCCTGTGCTTTTTATTCCATATCACCTCGTCTAACCAATAATATAACCTCGTCTAACCAATAATACTCAGTGTGCATTTTCAGGCTAGATACCTTGAACTTTACTCCTGGTTGCCTTGCCATTGTCTATAATTTTGAAAGCCCGCCTTACTGTCCTTCCCACTCATTTGAATTCTTACATATAATGTAGGAGTGCCTGATGACCATCCTCACGTGTTATGTTTCGTCTTCCTGTCTTTTGAACTGTATTTCATTGTGAGTTTTAGCTTCTGAGTACTTAAGaaaggaaacttaaaaaaaaaaaaaagaaatcctcagCACCCTGACAACAAAAAGACATTACAACTTAAAAATAAGCAGAGTCCATGAGCAGACGGTTCACTCTAAAAGACAGACAAGCGACTAACATATGAAGAAATACTTGCAATGACTAGCCATTAGAGAGGTGCTAATGAAAACAAAGTGGTATATCTTACACCAGAAATGACAGAAAAGTCATAAAAATGCAGAAAACAATTCCTGGTATGGATCTGAAGAGTTCGTAGCTCTCTTACACTGCTGATGGTTCTATCAGCTGGCACAACCACTGTGGGGAATATTAGGCCATGTTCTTTAAAAATCTGGTAATGTAAATATCATAGGATCTAGCATCCCCCTTCTAGGTGTATATACTACAAAAGCAAGAGCTGACATGAATGAGACCCATGTGTAGCACATTAACCACAGTACCAAAAAGATGGAAGCCACCTAAATGCCCACCAAtgaaagaatggataaacaagctatGGTACATGCTCACAATGGGACACTACCcaatgttaaagaataatgaaGTATTTGTGAAATATTTCATAACATAGGTGAATCTAGAGGGCATagactgagtgaaataagtcaataaaaAAGCAAATATCATATGAGGCTACCTTATAAAAATTCCAGAAAGAGTTGACACAGTAAAGGAaatattctttgatggttacaAGGGATGGGTAGGGAAAGAAAGAGTATCCTCATATtagatgttgttgctgttgttaggtgttatcaGGTGGTTTTGCcccatagccaccctgtgtgcaacaggacAAACCACTGCCAAGGCCTGCCCCACCATCGcatttgttcttatgtttgagcccatttttgcagcccctgtgtcaaactTTTTCTGTCATGTGCCTGCCTTATTTTCCCttgccctctcctttaccaagcaccatgtccttttgtctaagaactgatctctcctaaaaatatgtacaaagtatgtacaatgaagtctcaccacgcttgcctcaaaggagcattcaGGCGGTACCCTTctgagacagatgtgtgtgttttgtttcgtttcatttttctgcatctcATGGTACTTTTACTATTCCCCTCAGGTACCatatttcaaatatatcaatacttctttggtcttccttattcactgtccaattttCTCATGCACGTGAGGTGATTGCAAAAAAACCACggtttgtgtcaggtgcacctaagCCCTCAAAGAAACCTCCTTGCTTtgtaaccctttaaagaggtcacgTGCAGAAGAGTTCCCGAATGAAGTGCATCGTTTTCTCTCCTGAACATTGTGAGTCCAGCAAGAAGAAATCCCTGGCAACTTCAAATTGTTATTCACTTATCATGAAATTAATTATGCATGATAAGATTTTCTTAGGATgtgtgttttcttcacattgagttttaatccatattgaaggctacaagCCTTGATCTTGATTAACTTGACAGAAGACTTGTAATagcttgggtgaagggaaaggcagcaTACATAGGTAGACACACATGCTATACAGATGTGGAAAGGCAAGTGGACTAACAAGTGAATGTAGGTTTGGCAGAGGCTATGTGCATTTGTGCTTCAAATATATCCAATGATATAAGAGCAtaatcataaaacaaaacaaaaacccattgccaccaagtccattatggtctaaagtggtcctatgtaggatagccaagactgtaaatcttcactagACCAGGcaggttcatctttctcctgtagggtggctgttgggtttgaactgccaaccttatactTTTCAGCTAAATGCTTCTCATGTACGACCCTCTGAACTTCTGATTATAAAATATGCATGGGGTGAAATTGTGAAAAACCTGTTAGCGATAACCAAACCCTTTCGCAGAATGCGTCATTGGGCTTGGAGATGTAAGACTGCATCACAGAGAACATCTAGGTGGTCAACTGGCATCCCACAGTTTATGTGATTAGTGTTCTGCATCCTACATTCAGCCATGGTCTTAAATGCTTGGGAGAAGCCATCCAAGATGAAGTCCTTGGTCTCTCTGTGTCTAGAACAAAGaagaatagaaaaaataaaaaaggcaagGAAACAATTTAGTCCAGAGGACTAATGAGCCACATAAACACCAGCCTCCACTGCCTTGAGACCAAAAGAATGAGATAGTATCAGGATCACACTAGAGAACTCAGAGAGAAAGGGCGGGGGAAAGTAGAGCAATactcaaataattttttaaaaccagtTATTGATATGATAGAAGTGcatggaacccctgagactatggtcctctgaagcccttcaagcctggaactcACCCCACCTAAAGGACCAACTTCAGCCAAACACAAGTCAGGCCTCTAGGGTGACTAATAATACCTGGGAGGAATGTACTCTCAGAAAAGCAACATTATCAGACCAAAAGGGCAGTGTGTGCACAAAATCATAGGCCAAAGGGCAAGATGGGCAGGGAAGGGTTAATGGAAGTAGTCTAaccagggggaaatgggaagacTACTCTTACTTTGAGGAAAGGGCAGCTGATGTTATTGGGGTTTAGGTGGGGTGGTGTAAATTGCTGAATAGGAAAATCATTTTCATGGTAAATTCCCCTCCAAATGACAACAAAATGTTGAAAttgtttaattaattaaaatttcaaTAAAAAAATAACTTCCCTCTAAGGTTTTCACTGGATatctttttccccccaaacatTGCCAAGCACTTCTGGTACCAACCTTTCTATTAgtagctgagcatttaaccattCACATTCCCAAAAGAGGGATAAAGGATGGCATCCCAATCCTTGACAAGTTTGCCCTGACAAAAACTCCGACACCCCATGGGTCTTGGAGTTTCCATTTCCCTACCTGTGCCCAGCAACAAACATCTAACATCCAACTAGTTGCTTCTGGAGGAATTAGAGTTTATAATGCATCGAACCAAAGTAGCGTAATAAATCCCTGGCTCTTGAAGGAGAAACCAATCTCAGAAATAATTCTTTAAAACTTGTGTTATTTTTCAGTACAGGGGTGAATGTGCTATCTGAGTTCAAACCCAGTAAACCTATTGGGTAGTGGAGTTAACTTAATGAAGGCcaatgctttgctctgttgtgcacagggtcctcaTTAGTCAGAGCCATCTCAAATGCCACTGATAGAGATGTTGACAACACCTCTTTTCTtagaatattgtttgataattaaaTGAGAGAATACATATAAAATGTCTGTTAAGATACTTTGTAATTGATAGCCACAATAGATGTTGCTGGGTgctgttgagctgattctgactcatactaacaaaatgggacagagcagaactgcccctaggaTTTCCCTCTGTCTCACACGACACTATCGTATGTTTACAGGTCTGCGTTCTGTTCTTCATAGCACTGACCatacagaactcatagacaatgcTCACGATGTATCGTGAATGTTAACAGGTGGGAGTTATTCAAGTGGAAAGTCTCAGCCTAGAGTTGTTTGTCAGGACATGCTCCCAGCTACAATGTTCTTTCAGGGCTGCCAATACATGCCCAAAGGGCACTGCTATTCCACTATAAGCTTCCAtcttgaaggcactcagctccacttttgTGAGTGGGAAAATCCACCTCTCAAAACAGTGTCCAGAAGCAGCCCATGCTACAAGCCAATCTCTTGCCCAGAAGCTCTCAGTGTTGTTTGCTCTGTGAACTGTgaagtccactgctctgtcttCTGCTCTGAATCATAGTCCTGCTACTGCTGCTCCTCTGTCACTCTGGCATCAGTGCTGTCCTGGATCAAGAAGACTCACTGTTCAAGAATCCCACAGTCTAGTCAACAgactccactcctggcttttgCGGGTAGTGGAATTTCTTCCCCCCTGCTTCATAAAAGCTCATTTTATAAGGTTTTCACATTTAATGCCACAGATGCTCATTTTATACCATTTTATGTCATTCTGTGCGGGCACAATGGCAACCACAATGAAGCTTATCACAGCACGCACAACTGAATCCCATCAgtaccccgccccacccccctttcctccccagccccctcGGGAACAGGTGGGAGCTCCAGAGACTATGGCTAGAAAGCTCACGTTAAAGAGCTCACTGGCCTGCAGGGTCTAAGGCTATCATCAGGTTGCTagttctttctcccacaaagccatTGAATGTGTTTACACAGCTGGACACTTAGGCCAGAATAATAGCAGTAGCGGCAATATTATTCTTATCAGTAGAAGTAACAAGAGCTATGCGGTCGGGAATGAGGATGCCTAAATAAGTCTTGGAGGCTAAAAGGAAAGCTGCCTAGCAAAAGCAAAAGGGGTTATATTATTTCTTTGTTCTATGGACTTGATTGTCTACATTTCATCTCTGAATCCTTATGAATGGTAAATCTCTGGCCAGGGTGATAACTACATTGCAAGCACAACTTCAAAGTTTTCCTCTGATATATTTTATTATGATAGATTTATATTTCATGTTTTCGAGAAAGTGGCAGTGAAGttcatggtgcctagctatcagaaagaatcttgtcttaaaggcttgtcttaaaacaagcggcTACCTGCGTGAACTGTCaactaagtcctcatggaagaagctcactagCCTGAGTGATGTAAAGACTGCAAATAGTGAAGTCCAAATCCAGAAAAGGAAATtctatcagagcttaacttgtgaatacgtgttttgcagaagactatggacaataatggaagaccaaaatccattttcagggtccacaaTGAATTAAGCCTTCAATGAAAAAAGTTTtgtttagtcattgttgttggtttttgtttgcttgcattctgtttgtgttttacatgatttttttgtaaataaaatccatcataggtaaatctatagatagtAGCTGTTGAGAATTTCctaagggcatggcaggggaggaagggatGGGGAAGGGCTGGGAATATAACAATAAAAAGTCTAGGAAGAAAATCTTCTGAATTTGGTTGGGGTAAttactgcacaactcttcttaataatgACTGAATGATCATAATGTATGAAATGTGAAGTACATagcaaaacacatttttaaaaggacGAAATGAACAGATGCTTCTAATTCATACAAAGGTGTTCATTTGGCTGCCTGTGTGGCTTCCACGGGCATTTGATCTAACCTACCCACCCAGATATGATGGATTGTGTAGGCCACCATAGACAACATCCTGTGAGTTtgtgattaaaaaaacacacctTTCTCTATAGGTTGTACATGTTATGAGGTCAGGATGGCATTAGTTATCTATTGCTAAAAATTCTAAAATGCAGTAGCTTCTAAAATGCTACtaataatttatttattcatgCATCTGCAACTTGAGTAAGGCCAGGGAGGAATGATCTTTCTCTGTTGTACACAAGATAACCTAAGACAAGTTCCCTTGGAGCCGGAGGTTCCCCTTCAATATGACACACTCATTGCTAGCAAGTTGGTGAGGGCTGTTGGCCATGAGTCCAGCCAAGACCAGAAGCCTCATTACCTCTCCGTTGGGTAATGTTGGCCATGAAGCCAGCCAAGACCAGAAGCCTACTTACCTCTCCATTGGGTAATATTGGCCATGAATTCAGCCAAGACCAGAAGCCTACTTATCTCTCCATTGGGTCCTCTCTACCAGCCGCTTATTTGGGTTTTCACACAGCAAGATCAACTCAATACAGCTTGTGTAGCAGCTCGAGTCTCCTAGGGAGGGTCTCAAGAAACATTAGAAACTGTTGAATATTCTTACAGAGCCATTTGCATGGCCTTTTTGGCTTAGCCTCAGGAGTCCAACAACTTCAGTTCTACAAAACTTGCATGTTGACACTGAttcaggaaaaaatatatatacgatCCATTTCCTGTAGTAGAAATATTAAAGTCTCACTAGAACATATTGTCATAGCCATCTTTGAAAGTTAAAATCTGCCCCAAATACCATTTATTTCTCCCCAACACAGAATCTAGCATACGATCTGCATGACCTATGTGTTGTTAGCTGTCTATGAATCGAATCCTGACTCgtgcacaatggaaggaaacaatTACCAGTCCTGTACATCCCCATGGTAAGTTTCAGATtaatgccaggcctgtcttccaccaCAATATGGATAATTCATTAGGTTTTCTAGTTGAATGAATAGTTTTAgtcaatgaaaaacaaagaaacaaatttataataCTACTGCAGGGTTTTTTGCTGTCTTACAGATATCTAATCTTCAGTATCCCATCTGGCTCCTGGCCTGAAATTGTACTTTTTAATCTAGATACTTAGCTTTGTATGTCTACAGTTGAATCTGGAGTCTGAAACTCATCTTGGAACTaagaaaatgattataaaaaacaaTCTTCAAGAGTGCTTTTGAAGAGTAATAGTTTGAATAAATGAGGTGGAGTTTGATTATAAGGATTTATCACATAATCAAAGAAtattataagaaagaaaaataattctgAGGAAAGAACATAATTGAATTGAACCACTGTGGTTGGGATGAAGGAAATGACAAGCAATTGGGGCAAAttctgggggaagaagcatctgcCGAACTACATTTAATTAATGAACAGTAGCAGAAGAGAGTACTCTGAAAAGATTAGAGATAGCAATTGAGGCTGTACCTCCTGGGAGATACTGGATGACTGAAGTTCTTCTGCGTGTGATGTGATTAAAATAATCAACGAGAATGTTGAACATTGAATCATGATTTAAAGATTTGATGTTCCTATTGGAAGCTGTAGCAAACATCAAAATACAATTTCTGGTTGATCTAGGAGCATAGGGCAGACCACCAAGAATATACTAGCTGTTTTCAGAAGCCAGAGTAGAAGTGTCTTATGCTATTCTTATTGCAACATGACATAATCCAATCCGTGAAGAGTTCAGTTTTGTGACCTTTCAAAACAGAAGTTGCAACTGAAACTTTATAATGCCGGATGCATAACAGATTGTAAATCTCCTCTATGTTGTGTATACATACGTTTTTATTttgtgggtgggggcggggggagctgtCTGACATTCTTAGTGAAGAGGAAACCCACTCAACTTCAGAATAAAACCAAAATAGCCTGATGTTGATTATAttgattttgacttcagcaaaagAAAGGTTTTCTTTAATTCCTCCAGAATGGCTGATATTTTCCCCAAATTTGATTGAATTTAAGGGAATATAAATATGACTCATTCATTCTCTTCTTTTGTGCTACAAAAAATTgtaaaaggagaaagacaaaCACAGCTTTAGCTAATGGCCTCTAGAGTGTCACAAATTCAGAGTAAGAGATGACAACAACTCTCTTCCTTTAACTTATGACTGTAGCAATCTGTCTGCTGTCCTGGTAATTACCATTcattgtcatttttttctttcctagatCCTTATTtgcaataaaaatataatataacTGAAAGAACTTACATAAAATATGCCTCAAAATTTGATGGTATATTTATCTGCAACTTATGGCCTACAATATAGAAATTAAAAGATTATTAACTTTAAAGAATACATAGAATATTATTTTTGCCTTTTTtccaaaatcaatttattgggagctaatacagatatcatcccatagttcaatcacatcaatcatTAATGTacgttgctaccacaatcagtatcaaaacattctcttgaactccttaacatcagctcccttttacctttCCCCCACAGTAGCCCCTCAAAACCCTTATTGTACTTGCTGTATttataagttcatcaatcctgggtttcaaatactgcaaaacagaaaaacatttaacaaAAACTCAAGAGGGTTACCCCAAATGACATAATACATCCGAGATAAATCCCAACATgaaaaacagtaacaacaacccacagaaaatgttgaaaatcagataAGGCCCAACTCTTGATATACACTCAAACTTGCGAAGATATTACTACGTACCATTTCCAATGTTTAAGTGGTCAAGGTATTACTTAGAAGTTTACTTGTGTATGTTACATCATGCCTACATTGGTGTTGCTTGCTAAGAAGAATTTTTGAAATGTCTTGATGTTTGTAAAtatgtaagaattaaaaaaaatacatggaGGGCTGGCCAGTAGCAGAAGACCCACCAGAAAGTCAGCCTAGGTGGGGGGAGATCTGCCATTAGCAGAATATAAAGTTTGGCTCTACAGTCTGCCAAGCCTTTCAGATTAGCTAAGGGACCTTTAGACTTCTCCAAAATATCTCTCTCCATAAAGTcactctttcctttaaaaaaaaacaaggaatttatttttgaaaaataagaatTAAAAAGTAATTATGTGTCTTCATTGGCATAATCAGAACTCTCAAGATACCTGAAGCAGGAAACCCGTAAGCTGTTCTACATGATGTCATGAACTTGGACGTGGGGATTCAAAATATTGAAAATTCCCATAACAGACTAAAAATATTGTATAATGAGGCATTGATTACCTCTTCAAAATGATACCAAATAGCAGCGCATAAAAAAACACACCGGAGTCTTGGCTACAGCTTCCAGGAAGACTGTGACCCACCACCCCAAGGaagatttcttcattcttctcaaACACAGGACTACGGAatttcctctctctgccttttaCAACACTAATCACTACCTTTAATTAGGTTTGTATTTGTGCTTGCACATGTTTCATGTATCTCTCCGTCACTAATAGAGGGGCTCCTTGATGAAGGGATTGATAGTGATCTGTGTTCATCTCTGAATGTTCAGACCTAATACTGGACTGAAgtccccagggggtggggggggcggtgaggttagggggggggagggcaaaggTTAGCGGCTTGAAAGAAAGTTACCCAGATGTGTCTGGGAAGAATGACCTGGCTCTCTATTTCTGAAAAACCATccatagaaaccctgtggagcggtGACTACTTTGACATACAGGGCCAtcagagtcagagctgactcaccaacacctttttattcatttattttgcttCCATCCTGCAGCATCTAGTGTGTGACTCCTCGCCGAtggaaaaaaatcccctggatccATTACTGTCAAGTCTAGTGAACTCTATGGGATCGAGTAGACTTCCCCTCAATGAATTCCTAAATCTGCCGCATCGTGTTCTGACTTCCCCATGGAAGGCTCTCAAGGTGTCTGTTGGCTTTAACTCAGTCATTCTGTGTAGTCATCTGGAGGCAGAGATTTGGAGAGGGGGAGAAGAAAAGGGTGATGGAGTGAGGACTTTAATCTAATTAACCTTGAGGATTTATGCTGCAAGTGGCCATGGGAGCTTTGTGATCGGGTTGCTTGAGCTCTCATAAATTATAAAAAAGTATGTCATTTTTAGAGCTCTTGAAACAGTACCAACATTATATATGAGCTTATGTACACATCCTCCCCCACGCAATTAGTAAATACATATTATCATACATAGCATGAAACTTAACCTTCCAAAATGAGCTCCTCAAACTTCACAAACAAACATAGTCAGAGTGCACAGACCTCCTTAATGACTATATCATAGAAAGACATGAAACCTGGTGTGCTCAGTGACCTTTGACATTAATAGGATTCAAATCAGAGCCCCTTGTTTCTAACCTACACTTATCCTGAATATCATGATGGACAGACACTAGGCTTTTGGAAGCTCTCAGAATTTATTAAAGGGTGATTTAAATGTCTTTTTTTCCCAATATTCACGATATAAGAGAAGGTGAGACTCTCACAAACTTACAGGAGAAATAGatctgaatttttttcccttcctaaaTAAAGATCTTATTTTCATGGTGCCTGGTCTCTGTGACCTAAATTGCAGTAATTCAGCATGTGTGAAATTACCTTTTCTAGGACAAGAAGATGATagcaaaaaaaaaggagagagagagaaagagaaaggaaaaacagcaaaaaaaggaggaaaaatgtACAATATGGGCGAGTTCAGGCTGCCTGACAAAAAGCCCGAGATTCATATGAAACTAAATAGATGTAACAAAGCAGACTCAGAAATGAAAACGACTAATAAGAAGGGCAGGCAATTATCTCCACTGGGCGGCTCTACTTCAGGGTCAGGAGGTCTTTCAAGAACTAAAATAAAATACCATAGAAGCCAATGTATGCCATCTAATTGAGTTCTCTTTTTCCTGGGCTTTTTTTATTAAACTTTTTATCACTTTCAAATTCATAGTGATGGCATAGCAGATTTATTTCTGTAATTAAATGGATTGTTATTTACCAGCAGAAATAAAGCAAGCATAAAAAGACACATGATAAGTAACATAGTTTACACTTTATTAATTATTACTAGGGGCTGATGAATGGGATCATTATTTCCTTCCATGCTGGTTCATGAATTGTGCTTGGGGTCTGGTCACTTGAAGCAGACCAGAAAAGACCAGCAGTTCATAACTacactgtgattttttttccctcctggctTCCAGAATCATTCATATAAATATAACAAAATCCACTCTTCTCAAGTAGTGCTGTGGTCAGCACTTAAACCATATAAGTTACAGTCATAATATTATCGCTGGCAGGTGTTGCGTGGTGAGTTGGATTTTGTAAACCAGGATTTCATGCGTGGGAGCATCCAGCGTGGTGTTGCAGTTCCACATGCCAGGAGTGGGTGCTGTATGGAGAGCCAGGTTCTTAAATGAGTCAGCGTGATACAGAGTTGGCCTTTTTGCTTAGTGAAGCAATCCTCTGGAACATATACTGGCTTGATGATTCTGATGCTCATGGGCCTCAGAGCTCCTGGATCTGAACAGAACTCTAGTTGGGCTGGAAAAGATTATAAAGGGCCCTGTATTGTTTGTGGCTCAAAGTGGCTTCAAAATACGAGTGCCAGACTAGAATACAAAATGTCTGTTGGACTTTCAAGTTCAAGGCAATGCTACAGCAGATTTGTTTCTGAAGTGCATATGTATGACAGTAACTTAAAATCCTTGGCATAAGGATTTTGGTTCATACATGATGGGTTCATTCCAAATACAACATGTTTAAATCTGTCTCTGTGATTCATATGGTTAAAGACAAGTTATATCTGTAATattcttgtcttagtctcattgcgGTGTTTTCAGACAAGAGTCAGATCATGAAATCGTGTCTTTAAGGACAACCGCAGGGCCTTTTTAATGAAGATTTTTAAGACAATTGAAAAGTTCTTTGATGGAGGAAATGCCCGATGAGGGTGTATTTACTTTCCACGACTATATACCTGTGCATTCTTTGAGGGTACTAAGGGCTGTTCTAAGAGGATTTTATCGGGAAAACTCACCtcatccccccaa
This genomic interval carries:
- the LOC142450428 gene encoding LOW QUALITY PROTEIN: uncharacterized protein LOC142450428 (The sequence of the model RefSeq protein was modified relative to this genomic sequence to represent the inferred CDS: inserted 1 base in 1 codon), translated to MNLPAISWPPKKMIEAQKMLTLEDVAVNFTWEEWQLLDPAQKKLYQDVIVENYNNLLSVGYQGSKPDTLSKLEQGEEPWIIGDEIHHINHPEIKRVDSHLKEHFQHHNFLETMEQGHGATALGNIIFLSETHFPLMQNHDMFGFYRKTLKSNPSVVSQXRRLEIKDPAKFNGPRKFLHGQHEQYYGNFQPPDTSELLIAHPQVFKQQRIHRLQQAQAYVECGQDYIRKAQLIHRGNNCTGEELHGYSHYGKSSRLFMFIQHQKTHPEEKSYGIIDYRKGSTVKHSLAVHQQAHMVEKPYICGQCGKGFTMRRYLMTHLRTHSGQRPYVCNECGKNFTVKSNLIVHQRTHTGEKPYGCNVCGKAFTMKRYLVVHQRTHTGERPYICNKCGRGFTVKSNLVVHERSHTGEKSYICNECGKAFTVKRTLIIHQRTHTGERSYICNECGKAFTTKLTMVIHQRTHTGEKPYECNACGKAFSQMISLIQHERCHTGNTPFVCTECGKSYCHKYGLITHQRIHTGEKPYECSECGKAFTTKLVLNVHQRTHTGERPYRCSDCEKAFSHLSNLVKHKKMHTQEMGAFGQEGSSFLTKSELIT